One part of the Sneathia vaginalis genome encodes these proteins:
- a CDS encoding methionine ABC transporter ATP-binding protein, with protein sequence MIEFKNVSKKYGDVEVLKDISLKIEKGDIFGIVGLSGAGKSTLIRTINRLEDIDSGELTVDGKVVKDLSVKDLRKFRKEISMVFQNFNLLESRTVYENVKLPLELVGNVDKQKIERVLELVELYDKKDEYIKKLSGGQKQRVAIARALITNPKIILSDEATSALDPLTANNILELLQRINKKFGITIVVITHQMEVIKKICNKIAVIKEGHIIEKGQTDVIFTNPENEFTKKLIGGIKND encoded by the coding sequence ATGATAGAGTTTAAAAATGTAAGTAAAAAATATGGAGATGTTGAGGTTTTAAAAGATATATCGCTAAAAATAGAGAAAGGTGACATATTTGGAATAGTCGGCTTATCGGGAGCAGGTAAATCCACATTAATTAGAACTATAAATCGATTAGAAGATATAGATAGTGGGGAATTAACGGTAGATGGTAAGGTTGTTAAAGATTTAAGTGTTAAAGATTTAAGAAAATTTAGAAAAGAAATATCTATGGTTTTTCAAAACTTTAATTTATTAGAATCAAGAACTGTTTATGAAAATGTCAAGTTACCTCTAGAATTAGTTGGTAATGTCGATAAGCAAAAAATAGAAAGAGTTCTAGAATTAGTTGAATTGTATGATAAAAAAGATGAGTATATAAAGAAGTTGTCTGGAGGTCAAAAACAAAGAGTAGCTATTGCAAGGGCATTAATTACTAATCCCAAGATAATTTTATCAGATGAAGCAACATCAGCACTAGACCCCTTAACAGCAAATAATATATTAGAATTATTACAAAGAATAAATAAAAAATTCGGAATTACAATAGTTGTAATTACACACCAAATGGAAGTTATTAAAAAAATATGCAATAAAATAGCTGTTATAAAGGAGGGGCACATAATTGAAAAAGGACAAACGGATGTAATATTTACTAATCCAGAAAATGAATTCACAAAGAAGTTGATAGGAGGTATAAAAAATGATTGA
- the rodA gene encoding rod shape-determining protein RodA, translated as MKINFNIGEYKNRLLKLDKSLIVIVYILVTISTIFIYSATRSAHYVKQNLLWIFCGTIILLLSVFIDYRATKKYIFYLYTLAIVVLIAVRLVGKKTLGAQRWISIAGVQIQPSEFVKIITIMVLSYVIISKFRKGINNLFDIIKVYLSILPIVALVLLQPDLGNTLIITFSYLCILFLNDANIKPLLVIGVIVILSAYPVYHFALDDYQKTRIEVFLNPEKDIKNKGWHVTQSKISIGSGEVFGTGIFHGSQSRLKFLPEPQTDFIFSVISEETGFAGSCFVIFLYFLLIFNMLKISRLIDDDYGRVIIYGVVGIFLGHTLINIGMTLGLVPVTGKTLLFLSYGGSSYLTAFMLIALVESVKMNSD; from the coding sequence ATGAAGATTAATTTTAATATTGGTGAGTACAAGAATAGACTTTTAAAATTAGATAAGTCCCTTATAGTAATAGTATATATATTAGTTACCATCAGCACCATATTTATATATAGTGCAACAAGATCAGCACATTATGTTAAGCAAAATCTATTATGGATATTTTGTGGTACTATTATACTACTTCTATCTGTGTTTATTGATTACAGGGCAACAAAAAAATATATATTTTATCTCTATACTCTAGCCATAGTAGTATTGATTGCGGTAAGATTAGTTGGTAAAAAAACTCTTGGTGCACAAAGATGGATATCTATAGCAGGTGTACAGATACAACCGTCTGAATTTGTTAAGATAATAACAATAATGGTTTTGTCGTATGTAATAATCTCAAAGTTTAGAAAAGGTATAAACAACTTATTTGATATTATAAAAGTATATCTATCAATACTCCCTATAGTAGCACTAGTTTTACTACAACCCGATTTAGGTAATACACTTATCATTACCTTTTCGTACTTATGTATCCTCTTTTTAAATGATGCAAATATTAAACCATTGCTTGTAATAGGGGTTATTGTCATCTTGTCTGCTTATCCAGTATATCATTTTGCATTGGATGACTATCAAAAAACAAGAATAGAGGTATTTTTGAACCCTGAAAAAGATATTAAGAATAAGGGTTGGCACGTAACACAGTCTAAAATATCAATAGGTTCAGGAGAGGTATTTGGAACTGGAATATTTCATGGAAGTCAAAGTAGACTTAAATTTTTACCAGAACCACAAACTGACTTCATATTCTCAGTAATTTCTGAAGAAACTGGGTTTGCAGGGTCATGTTTTGTAATATTCCTTTACTTTCTATTGATCTTTAATATGCTAAAGATTAGTAGATTAATAGATGATGACTATGGAAGGGTAATAATATATGGAGTTGTTGGAATATTTTTAGGACATACATTGATAAATATAGGGATGACACTAGGTTTAGTTCCTGTTACTGGTAAAACTTTACTATTTTTAAGTTATGGAGGTAGCTCATATTTAACAGCTTTTATGCTAATCGCATTAGTTGAAAGCGTTAAAATGAATTCAGATTAG
- a CDS encoding CvpA family protein has translation MVFDIVIILLTVGMVIYGLQKGAIFMIFDVCHFLLSIFLVPYIQGIVENLLGNKYGKVFTYIVSFVFIFIVLHIIVRIIHKFLETAHLGGINKLVGALLGLVLSFGITFFLMTVMLFMRSIKSVEKTLDTSRVIYYVSINTKKLNKYFPKTIENRLDEFNFKNQNLKLKGEVYEELKKGVKTNED, from the coding sequence ATGGTTTTTGATATAGTAATAATACTATTAACAGTAGGAATGGTAATATATGGACTGCAAAAAGGTGCCATATTTATGATATTTGATGTATGTCACTTCCTACTATCAATATTTTTAGTGCCATATATACAAGGAATAGTAGAAAACTTATTGGGTAATAAATATGGTAAGGTATTTACATATATTGTTTCGTTTGTATTTATCTTTATCGTCCTACATATCATAGTTCGTATTATACACAAATTTTTAGAAACTGCACACTTGGGTGGAATAAATAAGCTGGTAGGGGCATTACTAGGACTTGTACTTTCGTTTGGAATAACTTTTTTTCTAATGACAGTTATGCTATTTATGAGAAGTATAAAAAGTGTTGAAAAGACATTGGATACAAGTCGTGTAATTTACTATGTTTCTATTAACACTAAAAAATTAAATAAGTATTTTCCAAAAACAATAGAAAATAGGTTAGATGAGTTTAATTTTAAAAATCAAAATTTAAAATTAAAAGGCGAAGTATATGAAGAGTTAAAAAAGGGTGTAAAAACAAATGAAGATTAA
- the cmk gene encoding (d)CMP kinase: MIIAVDGPSGSGKSSISKEIAKKLNIQYLDTGAMYRLLALYLEENSLEFSKEVLKDFNIKQSGETFYLNGVDVSKKIRTNDISKKASDISKIKEVREYMVDLQRKISKSHSVILDGRDISTVVFPNADFKIFLTASVEVRAKRRFLQDKTLSYDKILEDIQKRDYQDMNRKNSPLRIAKGATVIDTSQMTKEQVIQKIISLVKGGQNAL, from the coding sequence ATGATAATAGCAGTTGATGGACCATCAGGTAGTGGAAAAAGTAGTATTTCAAAGGAAATAGCTAAGAAATTAAATATACAATACTTAGATACAGGAGCTATGTACAGATTACTTGCCTTGTATTTAGAAGAAAATAGTTTAGAGTTTAGTAAGGAAGTCTTAAAAGATTTTAACATTAAACAATCAGGTGAAACTTTCTACTTAAACGGGGTAGATGTAAGCAAGAAGATAAGAACAAATGATATATCAAAAAAAGCATCAGATATTTCTAAAATTAAGGAAGTTAGAGAATATATGGTAGATTTACAAAGAAAGATCTCTAAGTCACATTCTGTAATATTAGATGGTAGAGATATATCTACAGTTGTGTTTCCTAATGCAGATTTTAAGATATTCTTAACAGCTAGTGTAGAAGTTAGAGCAAAAAGAAGATTTTTACAGGATAAAACTCTAAGTTATGATAAGATACTAGAAGATATACAAAAAAGAGATTATCAAGATATGAATAGAAAAAATTCTCCTTTAAGAATTGCTAAAGGTGCAACAGTGATAGATACAAGTCAAATGACTAAAGAACAAGTAATACAAAAGATAATATCTTTAGTAAAAGGTGGTCAAAATGCGTTGTAA
- a CDS encoding RluA family pseudouridine synthase, whose product MVIDKENENVRLDRFLKNTCKNNSLGDIFKAIRKGDVKVNNKKKKQDYRLQIGDDVCISNLDFKQEEKRANTKNMKWVVYEDENYLIINKPKDVAMHKGTGNERGLAEMYNISFANRIDKKTKGLVIGCKNKVSLRHITELIRKREVKKTYIAKTKNNGKYVLGDKFRVELKLKTFEDKVRVDENGLLSISEFEVIDVKKENITFSVNILTGRKHQIRVQLAHLGIPIIGDDKYGNYKKSDELELVCNSIAFDDYLFKIKKP is encoded by the coding sequence ATGGTAATAGATAAAGAAAATGAGAATGTAAGATTAGATAGATTTCTAAAGAATACTTGTAAGAATAATAGTTTAGGTGATATATTTAAGGCTATACGAAAAGGCGATGTAAAGGTAAATAACAAGAAGAAAAAGCAAGACTATAGACTACAAATAGGTGATGATGTATGTATATCTAATCTAGACTTTAAACAAGAAGAAAAAAGAGCTAATACGAAAAATATGAAGTGGGTAGTTTACGAGGACGAAAACTATTTGATAATAAATAAACCAAAAGATGTTGCAATGCATAAAGGTACTGGTAACGAACGGGGCTTAGCAGAGATGTATAATATTTCCTTTGCAAATAGGATAGATAAAAAAACTAAGGGCCTAGTTATTGGTTGTAAGAATAAGGTTAGTCTAAGACACATAACAGAATTAATTAGAAAAAGAGAAGTAAAAAAGACATATATTGCCAAGACTAAAAACAATGGTAAATATGTGTTGGGAGATAAATTTAGAGTAGAGTTAAAATTAAAAACATTTGAGGATAAAGTTAGAGTAGATGAAAATGGACTTTTATCTATTAGTGAATTTGAAGTTATTGATGTTAAAAAGGAGAATATAACATTTAGTGTTAATATATTAACAGGAAGAAAACATCAAATAAGGGTACAACTAGCCCATCTAGGCATCCCTATTATCGGTGATGATAAGTATGGTAATTACAAAAAGAGTGATGAATTAGAATTAGTTTGTAATTCTATAGCCTTTGATGACTATTTATTTAAAATAAAAAAGCCTTAA
- the alr gene encoding alanine racemase has protein sequence MRCKLVVDMRKIRKNVEKILKVVPKEKFMAVVKANAYGHGYEKVVSMLFDMGIKWYAVATYTEAIKLSDMGLDINILILGPTEKEEYKELEKRKIHFTVTNFSELEYIEKNCKSCLYHIAFDTGMGRIGFDKVDIEKVLENYKPTGIFTHLSVAENDKEYTKKQIDLFNEISGKYDIPYKHALNSYGSLNIPNDMYDLCRIGIIIYGGDKTREFEQAMSLYARVSYIKELKYDSYIGYGNTYLAKKGDIIATVSIGYADGLTRRISNNGQVFFNGKYYDIIGNICMDQMMIKADRSIKVGDFVEIYGDNICITKVADDCDTISYEIMCRNTDRLEKEYIY, from the coding sequence ATGCGTTGTAAGTTAGTTGTAGATATGAGAAAAATCAGAAAAAATGTAGAAAAGATTTTAAAGGTTGTACCAAAAGAAAAATTTATGGCAGTTGTTAAAGCAAATGCCTATGGACATGGATATGAGAAAGTTGTTAGTATGCTATTTGACATGGGAATCAAATGGTATGCAGTTGCAACATATACAGAGGCAATAAAGTTATCTGATATGGGATTAGATATTAATATATTAATACTAGGTCCAACAGAAAAAGAAGAGTATAAGGAGCTAGAAAAAAGAAAAATACATTTTACTGTAACTAATTTTTCAGAATTAGAATATATAGAAAAAAATTGTAAGTCTTGTCTATACCACATAGCCTTTGATACTGGTATGGGAAGAATAGGCTTTGATAAGGTTGATATAGAGAAGGTCTTAGAAAATTACAAACCTACAGGTATTTTTACACATTTATCTGTTGCTGAAAATGATAAGGAATATACTAAAAAGCAAATAGATTTATTCAATGAAATTTCAGGAAAATATGATATACCATACAAGCACGCATTAAATAGCTATGGAAGTTTAAACATACCAAATGATATGTATGATTTATGTAGAATAGGTATTATCATTTATGGTGGAGACAAGACAAGAGAGTTTGAACAAGCAATGAGTCTTTATGCAAGGGTTAGCTATATAAAGGAATTGAAGTATGATAGCTATATTGGCTATGGGAACACATATTTAGCTAAAAAAGGAGATATTATTGCAACAGTATCTATAGGCTATGCTGACGGTTTAACTAGGAGAATATCTAATAACGGTCAAGTATTTTTTAATGGGAAGTATTATGATATAATTGGAAATATCTGCATGGATCAAATGATGATAAAGGCAGATAGAAGTATAAAGGTGGGAGATTTCGTAGAAATATATGGTGATAACATATGTATAACAAAGGTCGCTGATGACTGCGATACCATTAGCTATGAAATAATGTGTAGAAACACCGATAGATTAGAAAAAGAATATATATATTAA
- the prmA gene encoding 50S ribosomal protein L11 methyltransferase, with the protein MILKKVLIRYYSNNMLKTKNDILEILKKFGIFEVELIENFSDDVLDYTENIQLVNQVWAIIFYLPNNRFFTKKLKMIEDEIKVIEDIIYEVYTSELNTDSYKDEWKKSFHTTKITENIVVNPSWEEYEQKDNEIVIHIDPAMAFGTGTHETTALCIELLEKYARGDSLLDLGCGSGILMLIAKKLGYKKVVGIDIDENCLEVVKDNFLKNDISSGYEVYIGDIKKYSFEKFSVIVSNILVDVLEKILPNIIQSMTDSTYVIFSGILQEKRDSFISYANEYGLELVDEKIKNKWIGLVFKLKDKR; encoded by the coding sequence ATGATATTAAAAAAAGTTTTAATTAGATATTACTCAAATAATATGTTGAAAACAAAAAATGATATACTTGAAATTTTAAAAAAATTCGGTATATTTGAAGTAGAATTAATAGAAAATTTTAGTGATGATGTACTAGACTATACTGAAAATATACAATTAGTAAATCAAGTATGGGCAATTATCTTCTATTTACCGAATAATAGGTTTTTTACAAAAAAATTAAAAATGATAGAAGATGAGATAAAAGTAATAGAAGATATCATTTATGAGGTATACACAAGTGAGTTAAATACTGATAGCTATAAGGACGAGTGGAAGAAGAGTTTCCATACAACTAAAATAACTGAAAATATTGTTGTTAATCCTAGCTGGGAAGAGTATGAACAAAAAGACAATGAAATTGTCATACATATAGATCCAGCTATGGCATTTGGTACAGGTACACATGAAACAACTGCTCTTTGCATAGAATTACTTGAAAAATATGCTAGGGGAGATAGTTTACTTGACTTAGGTTGTGGTTCAGGTATACTTATGTTAATAGCTAAAAAACTAGGATACAAAAAGGTTGTAGGTATAGATATAGACGAAAATTGTCTAGAAGTAGTTAAGGATAATTTTTTGAAAAATGATATATCAAGTGGTTATGAGGTGTATATAGGGGATATTAAAAAGTACAGTTTTGAAAAGTTTTCAGTAATTGTATCTAATATATTAGTAGATGTATTAGAAAAGATATTACCTAATATTATACAAAGTATGACAGATAGTACCTATGTCATATTCTCAGGTATATTACAAGAAAAGAGGGACTCATTCATATCTTATGCAAATGAATATGGATTAGAACTAGTAGATGAGAAGATAAAAAATAAATGGATAGGATTAGTATTTAAGTTAAAGGATAAGAGATGA
- the dapB gene encoding 4-hydroxy-tetrahydrodipicolinate reductase, producing the protein MKILVFGNGVMANIVKDSIQNEDIFVDMIDPFDVKKIEKDFDVIIDFSHHLATNTVLNLAKEYSKPLLIATTGQTEDEMKAIENASKYIPILKMTNTSLGVKVLNKLSKLATQLLEDFDIEIVEAHHNRKVDSPSGTALTLAKNIQEVRNLKIQTNRVGKREKDELGIHSVRGGSIVGEHIAIFAGEDEIVEIKHTALSRKIFAVGAIKFARKLLGLGNGLYFDVD; encoded by the coding sequence ATGAAGATTTTAGTGTTTGGAAATGGAGTTATGGCTAATATAGTCAAAGATAGTATACAAAATGAAGATATTTTTGTTGATATGATAGACCCATTTGATGTAAAAAAAATAGAAAAAGATTTTGATGTTATTATAGATTTTTCTCACCATTTAGCAACAAATACTGTGTTAAATTTAGCGAAAGAGTATTCAAAACCACTGCTAATTGCAACAACAGGACAGACAGAAGATGAAATGAAAGCTATAGAAAATGCTTCAAAATATATACCTATACTTAAGATGACAAATACTTCACTTGGAGTAAAAGTCTTGAATAAGCTTTCCAAATTAGCAACACAACTATTAGAAGATTTTGATATAGAAATTGTTGAAGCACATCACAATAGAAAAGTTGATTCACCTAGTGGAACAGCACTTACACTTGCAAAAAACATACAAGAGGTAAGAAATTTAAAGATACAAACTAATAGAGTAGGAAAAAGAGAAAAAGATGAACTTGGAATACATAGTGTAAGAGGTGGAAGTATAGTAGGAGAACATATAGCCATATTTGCAGGTGAAGATGAAATAGTAGAAATTAAACATACAGCCCTTTCAAGAAAGATATTTGCTGTTGGTGCAATTAAGTTTGCAAGAAAGCTATTAGGTTTAGGAAATGGATTGTATTTTGATGTTGATTAA
- the rny gene encoding ribonuclease Y, which produces MLSYIVIAIFAVIFLVTFFVSLKSIKKTFVQKYGELSELELKIIDAKRKFETTKKEVERDIEAFKKEEVIKVKEQLLNTKREADEEIKQMKHEISQKEARIAKKEENLEYKNQKIEEKEVKLEKQKEVLVTKQSELDELINKQSSELEKIAELTREEAKDIILAKMDDELEHDKAVRIKEFEYTLDREKDKLAKRILSTAINKSASDYVVDATITVVELPSEEMKGRIIGKEGRNIRAIEAATGVDLIIDDTPEAVVLSSFDGVRREVAKIALEKLIQDGRIHPTKIEELVDKAASEVEQAMFDAAEQAILEVGIPTLPKEVLKALGRLKYRTSFGQNVLQHCIEVAHLAGAIAAEIGANVNYAKRGGLFHDIGKAFSHEQEGSHAINGAEFLRKFSKESEVVINAVESHHDEVEQKSIEAVIVQAADAISASRPGARRETLTNYLKRLEQLEEIANSHEGIENSYAIQAGRELRLIVSPEKINDDQAVILSRDIAKEIEEKMQYPGQIKVTVVRETRAIEYAK; this is translated from the coding sequence ATGTTAAGCTATATTGTAATAGCAATATTCGCTGTCATATTTCTTGTTACTTTTTTTGTTTCATTAAAATCAATAAAGAAAACATTTGTTCAAAAATATGGTGAACTAAGTGAATTAGAGCTAAAAATAATTGATGCCAAGAGGAAGTTTGAAACAACTAAAAAAGAAGTTGAAAGAGATATTGAAGCGTTTAAAAAAGAAGAAGTAATTAAAGTTAAAGAACAACTTTTAAATACTAAAAGAGAAGCTGATGAAGAAATAAAGCAAATGAAGCATGAAATCAGCCAAAAAGAAGCAAGGATTGCAAAAAAAGAAGAGAATTTAGAGTATAAGAATCAAAAGATAGAAGAAAAAGAAGTAAAACTTGAAAAGCAAAAAGAAGTTTTAGTTACGAAGCAAAGTGAATTAGATGAATTGATAAATAAGCAATCTAGTGAATTAGAAAAAATTGCTGAATTAACAAGAGAAGAAGCAAAAGATATTATACTTGCAAAAATGGACGATGAGTTAGAACACGATAAGGCTGTTAGGATAAAAGAATTTGAATATACTCTTGATAGAGAAAAAGATAAATTAGCAAAAAGAATTTTATCAACAGCAATAAATAAGTCAGCTTCAGACTATGTAGTAGATGCAACAATTACCGTAGTTGAGTTACCTAGTGAAGAAATGAAGGGTAGAATAATAGGTAAGGAAGGTAGAAATATTAGAGCCATAGAAGCTGCAACAGGAGTAGACTTAATAATAGATGATACACCTGAAGCTGTTGTTTTATCTTCATTTGATGGTGTAAGACGTGAAGTAGCGAAAATAGCATTAGAAAAATTAATACAAGATGGAAGAATACATCCTACAAAGATAGAAGAATTGGTTGATAAGGCTGCAAGTGAAGTAGAACAAGCAATGTTTGATGCAGCAGAACAAGCAATACTAGAAGTAGGTATTCCAACATTACCAAAAGAAGTATTAAAAGCATTAGGAAGATTAAAATACAGAACATCATTTGGTCAAAATGTACTACAACACTGTATAGAAGTAGCACATTTAGCAGGAGCAATAGCAGCAGAAATAGGGGCTAATGTTAACTATGCAAAAAGAGGAGGATTGTTCCATGATATAGGGAAGGCTTTCTCACATGAACAAGAAGGTTCACACGCAATAAATGGTGCAGAATTTTTAAGAAAGTTCTCTAAAGAAAGTGAAGTTGTAATAAACGCAGTTGAATCACACCATGATGAAGTGGAACAAAAGAGCATAGAAGCAGTAATAGTTCAAGCAGCAGATGCCATATCAGCTTCTAGACCAGGTGCAAGACGTGAAACTCTAACTAACTATTTAAAGAGATTAGAACAATTAGAAGAAATTGCAAATTCTCATGAAGGTATTGAAAATTCATATGCAATACAAGCAGGAAGAGAATTAAGACTTATAGTCAGTCCAGAAAAGATAAACGACGATCAAGCTGTTATACTATCAAGAGATATAGCTAAAGAAATAGAAGAAAAGATGCAATATCCTGGTCAGATAAAAGTAACAGTTGTAAGGGAAACTAGAGCTATAGAATATGCAAAATAA
- a CDS encoding MetQ/NlpA family ABC transporter substrate-binding protein: protein MKKILLFILLTLTLVSCSGKKNNTLVIGVSPVPHKEIVEAVKDDLKKEGIDLKIVVFNDYVQPNLGLKDKSLDANFFQHIPYMIEFGKKNNIDLVSVGAVHLEPLKLYSDKYTDVKQLPKHAKILIPNDPTNKARALTLLKDLKDLDITPLNAEQIGPRLKEVDGAVINTNFAISSKIPQDKAILVESKDSPYANIVTVLKGRENDEKIKKLMKALRSEKVKKFIEEKYNGLIIPAF, encoded by the coding sequence ATTAAAAAGATTTTATTATTTATTTTATTAACACTAACATTAGTGTCATGTTCAGGGAAGAAAAACAATACATTAGTAATAGGGGTTTCACCAGTTCCACATAAAGAGATAGTTGAAGCAGTAAAAGATGATTTGAAAAAGGAAGGAATAGACTTAAAAATAGTTGTATTTAATGATTATGTTCAACCTAATTTAGGTTTAAAAGATAAGAGCTTAGATGCTAACTTCTTCCAACATATACCATACATGATTGAATTTGGAAAGAAAAATAATATTGATTTAGTAAGTGTTGGAGCAGTACACTTAGAACCATTAAAACTTTATTCAGATAAATATACAGATGTTAAACAATTACCAAAACACGCTAAGATATTAATACCTAATGATCCAACAAATAAGGCAAGAGCTTTAACATTATTAAAAGATTTAAAGGACTTAGATATTACACCATTAAATGCTGAACAAATAGGTCCAAGATTAAAAGAAGTTGATGGTGCAGTTATTAATACTAACTTTGCTATTTCAAGCAAAATACCTCAAGATAAAGCAATATTAGTTGAAAGCAAAGATTCACCATATGCTAATATAGTAACAGTATTAAAGGGTAGAGAAAATGACGAAAAGATAAAGAAATTAATGAAAGCATTACGTTCAGAAAAAGTTAAAAAGTTCATAGAAGAAAAATATAATGGTTTAATAATACCTGCATTTTAA
- a CDS encoding HPr family phosphocarrier protein, producing the protein MVSKSLTFNGPQGMHARPAGALVKKAKEFESKIELVYNGNSFNAKAITKLLSAGIKSGAEITVTADGPDEEKALESVSEFISNIVD; encoded by the coding sequence ATGGTTAGTAAATCATTAACTTTCAATGGACCACAAGGTATGCATGCAAGACCTGCAGGTGCATTAGTTAAAAAAGCAAAAGAATTTGAAAGTAAAATTGAATTAGTTTACAATGGTAACTCATTTAACGCAAAAGCAATAACAAAGCTTCTTTCAGCAGGGATTAAGAGTGGTGCAGAAATTACTGTAACTGCTGATGGTCCAGATGAAGAAAAAGCACTAGAAAGTGTTTCTGAATTTATATCAAATATTGTTGATTAA
- a CDS encoding methionine ABC transporter permease has protein sequence MIDATLETIYMLLVSMVISCLLGIPLGISLITTRKGGLCENRIYHRILDVLLVNITRSIPFVILIVLLIPLSRLLVGRSYGTTAFLIPLSIASVPFVARIIENAINDVDKGLIEMGLSIGATPCQIIFKILIPEALPAIINGLTLTLISLVSYTAIAGVIGGGGLGNMAVIEGYQRADQKTMYLSTVIIILLVQIIQYLGTKIAKTVEERRGR, from the coding sequence ATGATTGATGCAACTTTAGAAACAATATACATGTTATTAGTCTCAATGGTAATATCTTGTTTACTAGGTATACCATTAGGAATATCATTAATAACTACAAGAAAAGGTGGTTTATGCGAAAATAGAATATATCATAGAATACTAGATGTACTATTAGTTAATATTACAAGATCAATACCATTTGTAATACTAATAGTCCTATTAATACCATTATCAAGACTATTAGTAGGAAGATCATATGGAACTACAGCATTTTTAATACCACTTTCTATAGCTAGTGTACCATTTGTTGCAAGAATAATAGAAAATGCAATAAATGATGTAGATAAGGGGCTAATTGAAATGGGACTTTCAATAGGTGCAACACCTTGTCAAATAATATTTAAAATATTAATACCTGAAGCATTGCCAGCTATTATTAACGGTCTAACACTAACATTAATTTCACTTGTATCATACACAGCAATTGCTGGTGTAATTGGTGGTGGAGGATTAGGTAATATGGCAGTCATAGAAGGATATCAAAGAGCAGATCAAAAAACAATGTATCTATCAACAGTGATAATCATATTACTGGTACAAATAATACAATATTTAGGGACAAAAATTGCAAAAACAGTAGAAGAAAGAAGAGGGAGATAA
- a CDS encoding TIGR00282 family metallophosphoesterase gives MKFLMVGDVVGQPGREVLYKFLEKRKKNYDFIIVNGENAAAGFGITPKIAIQFFDKGVDVITLGNHTYDRKEIYSYLNEEPRIIRPYNYHPQNAGHGYVVVNKKGVRVGVVNLQGKVFMQPIPCPFASIDELAPKLKKECDVLIVDFHAEATSEKQAMGWNLAGIATAIYGTHTHTQTSDNKILVGKTGFITDIGMTGGHDGVLGMNKRESLKRLKTGFSERYVPCEEGLRINGIEVVVDDKTFKCVSIERLDLGYDEV, from the coding sequence ATGAAATTTTTAATGGTAGGCGATGTAGTAGGTCAACCTGGTAGAGAAGTACTATACAAATTTTTAGAAAAACGTAAAAAGAATTATGATTTCATTATTGTAAATGGAGAAAACGCAGCAGCAGGATTTGGTATAACACCTAAGATTGCTATACAATTTTTTGATAAGGGTGTTGATGTAATAACACTTGGTAATCATACATATGATAGAAAAGAAATTTATTCATACCTAAATGAAGAACCAAGAATAATACGTCCATATAACTATCATCCACAAAATGCAGGACATGGTTATGTTGTGGTTAATAAGAAGGGTGTTAGAGTTGGAGTAGTTAATTTACAAGGTAAGGTATTTATGCAACCTATTCCTTGTCCTTTTGCAAGTATAGATGAGCTAGCACCTAAATTAAAAAAAGAATGTGATGTTTTAATAGTAGACTTTCATGCTGAAGCAACTTCAGAAAAACAAGCTATGGGTTGGAATTTAGCAGGTATTGCAACAGCAATATATGGAACACATACACATACACAAACATCTGATAACAAGATACTTGTAGGTAAGACTGGATTCATAACTGACATAGGAATGACAGGTGGTCATGATGGAGTGTTAGGAATGAATAAGAGAGAAAGTTTAAAAAGACTAAAAACAGGTTTTTCTGAAAGATATGTACCTTGTGAAGAAGGACTACGTATTAATGGTATAGAAGTAGTTGTAGATGATAAGACATTTAAATGTGTAAGTATAGAAAGATTAGATTTAGGGTACGATGAAGTATGA